GCCAAGTGCTGACGCTATGCTTGCAGGGACCTTACTAGATCAACGCGGACGCGGCAGTCGTCTGTTTGTTTTGGTCGCTGTCGAAGGATAATTTGCGAAGTTGGGAtctgggaggaggtttgCTCCGAAATGTGAGCTGCCGCATGATCACCTACCCCTACACCGACCTCGCAACAAATAAGCCGACCAACCCGGCTATTCCGATTGAATCAAAGTCGGAGCTTGATTCAGAGGAAATTCCGGGAAGTTGCCGTGCACAATGAGACACGTTCCGTCTGAGCGACAACTCTCGCACAAAGTGTCGAAAGATTTCATGAAGCATTCACCTCAGTATGAGGAGACATGGAGATAACGGGTAAAATGGTGTCGCTCCCAAGGCTTCGCGTCATGTTGGTTGTTACCCCCAGGGAGGCTCAAGTGTATCTctacccctcctccggtAAGGGATATCTTGGTCGGACTGCATCTTACCAAGTACCTAGGGATGCGATGTTTCTGTGTATATCGTCCTCGAATCAAAAATTTGGGGATCGGCCAAGCCTGCCACATTCCGTGTCACAATTTTAATCATGCGCAGATGAGGCCAGTTCCGACATTGATAAATCTACCCCACGCCTAGTGGTCGATTCGCCTATCTGTAGCGCTCTAAGTCTCATGCATGTGTACAGCCGTGGCCCGGACCGGTGAAAAAATGGGCCAATCATTTCTCGACCGGCGAAGAAAACCAGCCAATGGGCCCTCTGCTCTGTGGAGGAACACTTCAGAGGCACTCAACTCCACATTCTCTGTCAAACCGTATGGCACATTCCATGACGCACTGTATTGCACCCTCTGCAATACGACATCTGTAATTTCCTATATTTTGAATTCTAGCGCTAAGCTCTTCATGATCACGAAATGACAATTTTGAGGTAATTTATTTGGATGGGCGGTGCGAAATGGCGGCAAGCGGAAgataggtaccttacctaccttgaGAGCCCCAAGATGGTGTCCACTGTGAGCATTGCCATGATTGACTCTCCAAGTGAACAGGAGGTCAGGCTCTAGGCCAAGGCAGGGCAGACGCAATTGCTTTGAGGGAAAAGCGCACTTTTGGTTTGTTGAGCCTCGCTGCGGCCCATTTCACAGAATCGACGACATGAGCATGCCGTGAAACGAGGAATTTGTTGGCATATAAACAGCCAATTTGACAAcatgattttttttggtcgAGCTCACTCAACAAACAGAATACCTAAGCCTGCTCATCAGCATCTACCTCGATTCTTGCAATGAGGGATAGCCTCAAGTTTCTTTGTGAACTCCCAATCTACCAGGAGGAACAGCCTTACCAGCTTGTGGGCTACGCTGACCAAGAGGCAACCCCACAGGGTGAGAATTGTGTATTTGAAGCAAAGGAGATTGATGTCCAAGACGCCCGGGAACACCCAGTCACTCTCCAGACTCATGGCTTTGCCTTCTTTCAGTTCAAGTCAGGTTGTGAACTAGCCGCCAGGCACTTCGAAACGGTTGGAGGGGACAACAGTATACTCACCAAGTACCTCGATGAAACCGTCGAGTTTGTCAGAAAGATGTTCAAACCCGTGGATATTATATGTTTTGATTGGAGGGTGAGTCTCGCTGAACATACTTCCCATCAAAATCCTGATCTGTCACCTCTTTACCTGGACATTCCAACTAATATGCTTCGAGCTCCGTCGGCGGGACCCTACAACTGGCCCTGGAATACCACCTCGTGATCTCAAGGACATCCGCAACTATGCATTACCAAGCGGAGATGTGGTTCACTGCGGTTTGTCTAACTGTATAGGGGTGTCAATCGGTACTACTTTGCTAACCAAGCGATGACTGATTATCAGACTACTCGGCAGACGGTGGTTTTGATCGTCTCAAAATTCAACTCCTTCCTGACGAGCTCGCCGAGTACATGAAGAAAGGCCGCAAAGGAATGATTGTCAAGTAAGTCCCAACATCTTCATCGGCAAAGCATCAGTGAATCCGCAGTTACCTAGGCAGCTATCTAGCGATTTCGCACGGCAGTGTTCACCTGCTTACACATGTCTATCTGCAAATGTAGCGTCTGGCGTCCCCTCAACAAGGTTGTCTGCAATGCGCCACTGTTGTTTTGTGATAGACGAACGGTCCCGAAAGAAGAcctcgtcgaggttgacaaagTCTTGCCTGATAAAGTGGAGAAATCATACTTCCTTTATCACCGTGACTACCACCAGTGGTACACTCTCGTTGGACATCGATGcgatgaggtggtggtttttcCAACATGGAAGTCTGATGACATGGGAGAGGACTTTGCTAGTACGTCATTCCTCTTTCTGGTTTCTCACACTGGGGGCTAGGTACGAAAAGAAAGCATCCCCTCTGACACTCGTACAAGGTTGTTGTCCGCACGGTGCAGGTGCATCCCACACTGATAGCTGGGCTGATCCGCGTGAGAGTGTGGAGGTACGCCTGCTCCTTATTATGGACAACAGCATGGAAGCAAAGGCAACAGCATAGTACGGCAAGATTCTCAACTTTTCCATGCTTGGATtcaagagagaagaggaaggaagcaGTAGGGGACTTCCCCTGG
The sequence above is a segment of the Podospora pseudoanserina strain CBS 124.78 chromosome 5, whole genome shotgun sequence genome. Coding sequences within it:
- a CDS encoding hypothetical protein (COG:S; EggNog:ENOG50); the encoded protein is MSICKCSVWRPLNKVVCNAPLLFCDRRTVPKEDLVEVDKVLPDKVEKSYFLYHRDYHQWYTLVGHRCDEVVVFPTWKSDDMGEDFASCCPHGAGASHTDSWADPRESVEVRLLLIMDNSMEAKATA
- a CDS encoding hypothetical protein (EggNog:ENOG503P4N9), with product MRDSLKFLCELPIYQEEQPYQLVGYADQEATPQGENCVFEAKEIDVQDAREHPVTLQTHGFAFFQFKSGCELAARHFETVGGDNSILTKYLDETVEFVRKMFKPVDIICFDWRLRRRDPTTGPGIPPRDLKDIRNYALPSGDVVHCDYSADGGFDRLKIQLLPDELAEYMKKGRKGMIVK